In Brassica napus cultivar Da-Ae chromosome C2, Da-Ae, whole genome shotgun sequence, the sequence TGTCCTTTTCAGATTCTAAATACCGGGACTCGATCCGGATCCGCAAAATTACGGGTATTTTATGGATATTTTAATCATAGACTCGGACCGACCCGGACCCGggaagaaccgacccgaattcGACCCGAAATTTTTTAAGTACCTATTAGATCTAAATATTTAGTATCCgaaagacccggacccgaaaagaaccgtTCCGAAGATCCGAAGACCCGAACACTCGAGCCTAGTTTCATGCTTTTAAAACGTGGCCATTTTATCTTCTAGTTGGATGACTGCTAATCAGATTCCGGTTTAATCCGGTATAAAAGTGCTTTTTACTGAGTATTTCTCAGCTCTCGAACTCATCGGTATCTACGATATAAAAGGAAGACATCGATGATAATTAGATCAAGAAGAGATCAACGGTTAGAAAGAGAACTTATCATGAACACAACCGCAGTAGATAATAACGGCTACGCTTAGGGATGTTATTGACTCACTGCTAACTAAAAGCAACGCAACTCGGCCCATAGTTTTAATATGGGCCTACCTAACGCCTGTTACTTGAAGCCGTATTTTCGTCCGAAATCGACCCGTTGTTTAATAAAACTGTTGGGAGTTTTTTGAGTCTTGTCGGAGATGAAGATAGGGGCGGTTCGGGAGTGTTGGGTTGTGCGAACTCCGGTAACTCCTCCGGCGGTTCGCGGCTTAATTCGCCGGAATGAAAAGCCGCAGCAGCTCGGGTTTCCTCTCTCGAAGAGTGAGCTAAGCTCTTCACTTTTCatttatgaagttttttttaacttttgtcAGTTTAGTAGTTGATTGTAGAAGAAAAAGCTCagtttttttcttgtaaatcTTTACATTTTCCTAGTGGGTTTCTTCGTGTTGGGTTTCTAGAAGAGAAATTTTTCTGACAGGAAGGATTTGGATATTTTTTGCAGGGATGTCTCGTAGTGTGGTAATGGAGGTTCAAGGAGGGAGAGGATATGAGTCTCCATGGGATGAAAAACCTTATGAAACTCTTCCCACTGGGAAAAAGGTTTACGTTGACGAATCTGATGTTGTAACGTTTCTTGATCCTCCCAAGGAGTTGATTCCATTGGACCCTACTTCATATAACTCAGCTGCTTATCTCTGGTTAGTCTGCTTGTGGTTGATTTAGTCTAAGCTGAAGGCTTTGCATATCTAAAGTAGTCACTACACTACACAACTGATAGCTATATTACATAGAATGGGATTTGATTAGATGTATGCTGCAGCTTCAGTTTACTGATCTCCACACTTGGCTGCCATGGATTGTTTTAGTTAATATCTGGATAGCTAATGAATAAGgatatatgatgttttatattTCAACGCAAGAGGATTAAATATCTGGATTTCATTTGGCATCTTGTGAAACAATAAGATAACTATTTGATAGAGTTGATACTGATGTACAGGAAAAAGATTGAAGACATCCCTGAAGAGAGGCGCCCCCGCTTGCTGCAATTTATAGAGCCAAGGTTGTTATTCTTGCTGGAATCTGATCTCTATATATAGCTTTTTTGAGTCATGTGGTTTGTCATACGTCTCTTTGAAAAGATTGCATGGAATGAATGAACACgtaatgtatttttttcatgAGAGCTATGTGTATGCAGGCTTATATCAAGAGCGTGGGAAATAGCAGGCGCTCGTTATGAAAATCCAAAGCTAGCTAAAATGACTGCATCAAAGTTGTTCTCTACTGGAGGAGATACGGAAATTTCACTTGAATACTTTAACTGCCGAACAAGTAATGGTAATAATCCATTTTAGGTCTGATTCTCCACAAATAAAAAATGGTTTTGTATGTTCTTCTAATATATTCTTCGCTTATTGTTTAGGtccactaatcatatcttggaTAAGATCTTTCAAGATGGTAAGTTGGACTTATATCACTTCCATACCTGTTCCATTCAGTAATATCTATCCTTTGTTATCTTTCTTGACATAGTTTATATGTTCTTTGTAGGCTGTGTTTTCCTCCAACAATGGACAAATCTATGGGCGTGTTTGTGGTGTGTCCTTAATCCAATTAGTGTTTATATTCCTAATGTTCAAGAGATCGCTATGCGATAACTAGGAGCTTCATACTTAAATGACTTGTTGTTATATATGTTTAAGTAATATCTCTAGAAATGCCATTATGCAGGTGGACCGATAGTCTCAACCCTTGCCAATGCTTTCAGCCCACTATACTTTGATGTCACAGAAGCTATGGAAGTTATGGCCACAGAAGAACCCTGCGACATAGCCTGCAGATTTGGTGATGGGCTTCTTGCCACTGAAGATTACCCACAAGGGTTCCCTCGACCAGGTAAGATTCATTCCTTATATTATCCGTTTCAATCTTCACTTGCATTACACTACCCGTTATCAGTAATCATATATGACTTTATGTTTGAGAATAGCATAGACAAGAGTGTCTCTAAACTCATGGCttcatatgttaatttttttctttcaattgaTGTTGCAGCCAAGCATCCGTATCCGTTCAACGACAGTGTTGTCATATACATACGACATATAGGTCCTGGTGTATGCGTAGGGCAGGCATGGCAAGAAGGCAAAGAACTGCAACAAGTTCCTCAAAGATTGTGCTCCGACATTCTTATGGTCAAACAAtacaatttaaattaagaaGGGCTTTTGTCAGTTTTAGATTGGAGAATGTTTCAAGTTGGCTTGGAgagcctttttttttgttaacttgtATAAAAAGCTTTATATTTGCGGTATAAAAGCCGAGGAGTTATAACATAGCTTATAGTTTATCTGGAATGGACTTGTACCAGTATCTATATCATTGATCATGAGAACAGGACAGTCATCTTATCCTTGCATTGCAAGTCATAATCAAAGTTCATGCCAATTCGGTATAGATAAATAGTCTGGGAATGATGAGAACAAAAGTAGCTCAAGCAGGGAAAGTACACTGGGAATGCTACGCACAAGGACTTAGATGTTTCGCACAGTTTGCTTGTTTCAGTTAGTTCCTAGTCAGTGGTTGGACCAAGGACTGAAATGATGGGAATAAATGTTTGTTTCAGAAAAATTGGTTCTTGTAACCAGTGGAGATTGGAAAATTCTGCTGTGGGTGTTAGACATTTACACTCTCAACCTCCATCATATATTGAACTTTATATGTATAAACTAGGAATCGAGTAACACTCTTTAGAAGCATACATTTTAAACCATTGGAATACTAAAGGTTCTTTTAAGTTTGTAAATCACAAAagcatatattataatattgacttaaaaaaacattacaaaaataatactCTCTCTATTGTAATACATATGTAGTTTTAGTTGaatgcacaattttttttttaaatgctagCATTTGATATATAATTAGGTATAGTTAATCAATcataaatatgtttatattattgATTGGTCACAATATACGAAGAGAATCATATGTAGAAGAAAACACATATGAAACACATGCAATGATGCAAATGACAAAATAACTCATAACTCATACCTCAAGTGTCAGCTGGACAAGCCGATGCTTTGACGGAAGCATGTCGAACTTGACGGCATTTGAAGTTTCTGCGGTGATTGACGCATCTGGCTCGAACCAGACCGGTGGGAGAAGATATCCATGGAAGAGAGATTACGTAGAGTGATGCCATCAACATCTTCTCCTACACGGCTGGGGAGGTCGATCATGGATCGAACACGAAGATCCAAGTTGTGCTGCAGAAGCTTAGACTCATGGTGGCGGTTCCAAATCCCAACCAAGGTAACGGAAGGAGAACGCAGCAGGCGGAGGAGACGCTTGAGAGGCGAGAGAGGTAACTTAGTTGGATTACGATGCATCCCTGGTTGTCGAGAGCATCAACCACATTGTTCCAAGGCTATGACTAGTGGATGGTGGTTCCAAGTGGAAAGTCAGCACCGGTAGTGGCGGGGACATGTCGGTCGATCCATCATTTGCGAGTAACCCTGACGGCGAGATCTCCAGTTgtagggagagagagagagagagagtaatcgaagctgtttttttttgtttttcaattttttttctattgggAATTGATTGATTCATTTGTGTTCAAATAGCTACGAGAGAGGAATCCAAACATTATATTTGGAAattaactctctctctctcttttctagCGTCTGCATTGTTTTTTTTGGCTCGTTAACGGTATTAACCTGAGGAATATTTAATAAAACCCAAAGGACTCGAAAACTACATTACTACATACATACGTTTTAGATTTTTAGGAGGTGGGATTGTATTCAAGAATTTAATTGATTTGAAAGAACTgaattgaaaacataaataataaaatgcaCAAAGAAAGTACACAAATTTTACtgataaaaacaataaaaccaTAATCATTTCTATATCACATAGATATAGAAAGTCACTTTAAAAAGTGGAATAAAAACTCttctaacaaaaaataataaatagccaattatttatatatcacaATATAAATATGTGGAGATAAGACTATAtcggaataaaaaaaaattgttctttcATTGTAATATGAATTACaacaaatgatatatatttgtcatttcatcaaaatgataatatatattttaaattgataacgAACATTACATTTCCAAATTTAttgtattaattattttgatgtaCATATctgataaataaattatataaagaattcCCTTCAATTCCTAGCTTAGGTCTTAAGAATTGGTTCTTtacattttataataaaatttttattaaattattttcaaatacagtTATCATGAAATCTACTAATACtgaataacataaatatttaacagAATTAGAAAATTATTGACCTGAATAAcactaaaacttttaaaaaatttaaagtattttagTAGAATTAATGATTGAATAACAAAGAATTTAATGGACACTTCAATTCTTTCAATTTTAgttgaatttttaaattgaaTACCTCCACCTTAGTAAAGATAGGTCAAACccagaaaaggaagaagaaggccACAAAGACTGCAACACAAGTGAAGTCAAAGTGGTGGGTTGACTAGTGATGGGAAATGGATAGCAAAGACTTTGAGTCAAAGAGTCTTtgtcaaataaagaaaaatggaGGAAGATAGCAAAGACTCGGATGCACAAGGAGGCTTTGAACAAGGAGTCTCAAGACATGGGGTCAAAAGAGAAATTCTAACCAGTTTACCAACGCAAAAACATGCAGTATAtgcctctttttttctttttgtcactgaagctttaattttatatcataGGGGTTCAATTGACCGCCCTATCTCCAAGATGGCTCCGACACTGGTTATACACTGTTTCCTTATGCTTAATGTTGTTTGTTCGTCATGAGACTTTCCTCCCTTGATAGTCATGAGAAGCTAGGGCTTCTCTAAGGAAAAATATTTGTGTTCACTCCATGTGTTGAATTTCCAAATTCACCTCACATTTTATCACAAATCAAAATGCCatgtaaaattaataaaaatattaatttttaaaaaaaggcAAAATAGCTGAAAAGGAACCACGCTGACGTTAATGCCGATGGTAGGATTTAGGTTTAAAATTTAGTGTCaagggtttaaagtttaagaTTTTGTGATGTCATTCTTTTTTCcagttattttgattttttcttttaatttaatatgttttttattaattacacataactttttttttttgactactAATTACACATAACTTTTGATTGTTAATAAGAGGTGATGTGAATTTGAAAGTTCAATCCATGCAAGTCATGTTCAACATAAAGATATGCTTGCAAGCGCCATTAAACTCTCCAAATCTCAACACAGTTAAAGTTACCTTTGAAAAAGAATCTGGCTTTTTTGA encodes:
- the LOC106381274 gene encoding uncharacterized protein LOC106381274; its protein translation is MKIGAVRECWVVRTPVTPPAVRGLIRRNEKPQQLGFPLSKRMSRSVVMEVQGGRGYESPWDEKPYETLPTGKKVYVDESDVVTFLDPPKELIPLDPTSYNSAAYLWKKIEDIPEERRPRLLQFIEPRLISRAWEIAGARYENPKLAKMTASKLFSTGGDTEISLEYFNCRTSNGPLIISWIRSFKMAVFSSNNGQIYGRVCGGPIVSTLANAFSPLYFDVTEAMEVMATEEPCDIACRFGDGLLATEDYPQGFPRPAKHPYPFNDSVVIYIRHIGPGVCVGQAWQEGKELQQVPQRLCSDILMVKQYNLN